One stretch of Miscanthus floridulus cultivar M001 chromosome 18, ASM1932011v1, whole genome shotgun sequence DNA includes these proteins:
- the LOC136520624 gene encoding uncharacterized protein, translating to MYPDAFRQLHDILVQNNGLQSTGDFPSVESLTLFLWGVGTRQCQRQMADRFRRGLGTVSDKFGEVLESVASFADAVLRPRDAHYRTVHERLEKYTPFFDGCIGALDGTHIRAGAVHDMKVLRDAWAVRGFPHPPQGSYYLVDSGYAGEAGYLGPYRNSRYHMREFERRRAENWEEIYNFHHSSLRNVIERSFGVLKARWQMMQGVPHYPRETIQDYFGLLWTAQLHGGVETSNSRYANEPMDTCLACRKFD from the exons ATGTACCCGGACGCCTTCCGCCAGTTGCATGACATTTTAGTTCAGAACAATGGGTTGCAATCTACTGGGGACTTCCCATCCGTAGAGAGCTTAACGCTGTTCCTTTGGGGAGTTGGCACCAGGCAGTGTCAACGGCAAATGGCAGACAGGTTTAGAAGGGGATTGGGGACTGTTAGCGATAAGTTTGGGGAAGTGCTGGAGTCTGTGGCATCATTTGCAGATGCAGTTCTTAGGCCAAGGGACGCACATTACAGAACGGTGCATGAAAGACTAGAGAAATACACACCTTTCTTCGATGGGTGCATAGGAGCCCTAGATGGAACCCACATAAGG GCGGGGGCAGTGCACGACATGAAGGTCCTGAGGGACGCTTGGGCGGTGCGAGGTTTCCCGCACCCACCTCAAG GAAGTTACTACCTGGTAGACTCGGGCTACGCTGGTGAAGCGGGGTACCTGGGGCCCTATCGGAACAGCAGGTACCATATGAGGGAGTTTGAGCGGAGGCGTGCTGAGAATTGGGAAGAGATTTACAATTTCCACCATTCAAGTCTACGCAATGTTATAGAAAGGTCATTTGGGGTCCTCAAAGCTAGATGGCAAATGATGCAAGGAGTTCCTCATTATCCAAGAGAAACAATCCAAGATTATTTTGGCTTGCTTTGGACTGCACAATTACATGGAGGGGTTGAAACCTCGAACTCCAGGTATGCCAATGAACCAATGGACACATGCCTGGCTTGCAGAAAATTCGACTGA
- the LOC136522030 gene encoding uncharacterized protein — translation MAEVTRVLREMRLGNDGGLVPASGLVPLCTRRRTKLAKDDSAAVGGFVGEIGATNKAFDEIGVGKAERKVAVAVAGNKEATGTGMTKAASWSDFGTCGTNLAGNKPAAKLEAKRQAAIKAEGKREPVANGEGKPEEVAMVTERVPDSFINRVRALPTLRPRPITEAFFLSRPKLLKKMETLNYNLNKLVDLEENVLRQVAAKGHADVVVKYTDGIKKIYPLPGY, via the exons ATGGCGGAGGTGACGAGGGTGTTGAGGGAGATGCGGCTGGGCAATGATGGGGGCTTGGTGCCAGCGAGTGGTTTGGTTCCCCTCTGCACGAGGCGCCGCACCAAGCTCGCGAAGGATGATTCGGCGGCCGTCGGCGGCTTCGTCGGTGAGATCGGCGCCACCAACAAGGCCTTCGACGAGATCGGCGTCGGGAAGGCTGAGCGTAAGGTGGCGGTTGCGGTTGCGGGGAACAAGGAGGCGACCGGGACAGGCATGACGAAGGCAGCATCCTGGAGTGACTTCGGGACCTGCGGCACCAACCTGGCGGGGAACAAGCCGGCGGCCAAG TTGGAGGCCAAGCGTCAGGCGGCGATCAAGGCGGAGGGCAAGCGTGAGCCGGTGGCAAATGGCGAGGGCAAGCCCGAGGAGGTGGCCATGGTGACCGAGAGGGTGCCAGATTCTTTCATCAATAGGGTGCGGGCTCTTCCCACGCTGAGGCCCCGTCCTATCACCGAAGCCTTTTTCTTGAGCAGGCCCAAGCTCTTAAAGAAGATGGAAACTCTTAATTACAATCTCAATAAGCTTGTCGACCTGGAGGAGAACGTCCTGAGGCAGGTCGCTGCAAAGGGGCATGCTGATGTGGTGGTGAAGTACACGGACGGTATCAAGAAGATCTATCCTCTTCCCGGCTATTAG